One Janthinobacterium sp. TB1-E2 genomic region harbors:
- a CDS encoding HDOD domain-containing protein yields MHQSDQDIRNRLLIARLPAMPQILLKLIAHLQADDAGMPELAALIAKDAGMTSKILGVANSSAYHRQSKVVSLEQSLVSLGTDMIKTLVISESVFQTFNSFPHSGSTDLRAFWKSSLSAAVMARALAKAMAYPHAEEAYLAGLLHNVGRLALLATAPKEYAFNFTARDDAALCAVEQRTLQITHAEAGAWLIERWHLDSFLADSVLYHHEPLARLEASHPLIRIVRLAHLLCCHADDADEAESITQAASLCALDVETLDDLAGSVARQVEQAAQHLGIDLAGADDIATPPAYAPPAVDPVQRRLSDEVRNMVLVSEVGQTFARQQGESSLLEAITRSARILFDFDTAVILLQNATGHALVGVAAGEHQQRLAGFSVPLAKGGPLAASALECQLAFLKRDMPALGIVEEQLFRILGTDSLVCVPLVAGQRSLGVLVGGVAAWQIPACQKREGFLRAYANQAATALETAISARGLARRQLDHVAEEYRAASRRVVHEVNNPLSIIKNYLSVLDHKLEKQEPVSGEMAILNEEIDRVGQLIGGLADLQPAAASGVTDCARVVDDVLRLFRATDFLPPKIEVVTRMQDAPCEVEADADMLKQILLNLLKNAVEALPDGGRIEVANRGHVNRDRRLYLELCVSDNGAGLAPEVLANLFSPVRSSKEGAHHGLGLSIVHDLVTRLHGVIGCRSSKSGTSFEILLPIPLPASAAAALPAPGNTALSS; encoded by the coding sequence ATGCATCAATCTGATCAAGATATACGCAATCGCCTGCTGATTGCCCGCCTGCCGGCCATGCCGCAGATCCTCCTCAAGCTGATCGCCCACCTGCAGGCCGACGATGCCGGCATGCCGGAACTGGCCGCCCTGATCGCCAAGGATGCGGGCATGACCAGCAAGATACTCGGCGTGGCCAACAGCTCGGCCTACCATCGCCAGAGCAAGGTCGTCAGCCTGGAGCAATCGCTCGTCTCGCTCGGCACGGACATGATCAAGACCCTGGTCATCAGCGAATCCGTGTTCCAGACCTTCAACAGCTTCCCTCATTCCGGCAGCACGGATTTGCGCGCCTTCTGGAAAAGTTCGCTGTCGGCCGCCGTCATGGCGCGCGCGCTGGCCAAGGCCATGGCCTATCCGCACGCCGAGGAAGCGTATCTGGCCGGCTTGCTGCACAACGTGGGCCGACTGGCCTTGCTGGCCACGGCGCCGAAGGAATACGCCTTCAATTTCACGGCGCGCGACGATGCCGCCCTGTGCGCGGTGGAGCAGCGCACCTTGCAGATCACGCATGCGGAGGCGGGCGCCTGGCTGATCGAACGCTGGCACCTCGATTCCTTCCTGGCCGACAGCGTGCTGTATCACCATGAACCGCTGGCGCGCCTGGAAGCGAGCCATCCCCTGATCCGCATCGTGCGTCTGGCGCACCTGTTGTGCTGCCATGCCGACGATGCGGACGAGGCCGAGTCCATCACGCAGGCGGCAAGCCTGTGCGCGCTGGACGTCGAGACACTGGACGACCTGGCCGGCAGCGTCGCGCGCCAGGTGGAGCAGGCCGCGCAGCACCTGGGCATCGACCTGGCCGGCGCGGATGATATCGCCACGCCGCCCGCGTATGCGCCGCCAGCCGTCGATCCGGTGCAGCGGCGCCTGTCCGACGAAGTGCGCAATATGGTGCTGGTGTCCGAAGTGGGGCAGACCTTCGCCCGGCAGCAGGGCGAGAGCAGCCTGCTCGAAGCCATCACGCGCTCGGCGCGCATCCTGTTCGATTTCGACACCGCCGTCATCCTGCTGCAAAACGCCACCGGCCATGCGCTCGTCGGCGTGGCGGCGGGCGAACATCAGCAGCGCCTGGCCGGCTTCTCGGTCCCGCTGGCCAAGGGCGGACCTTTGGCGGCATCGGCGCTCGAGTGCCAGCTGGCGTTCCTGAAACGCGACATGCCGGCGCTGGGCATCGTCGAAGAGCAGCTGTTCCGCATTCTCGGCACGGACAGCCTGGTTTGCGTGCCGCTCGTGGCGGGCCAGCGCAGCCTCGGCGTGTTGGTTGGCGGCGTGGCAGCATGGCAGATTCCCGCTTGCCAGAAGCGCGAGGGTTTTTTGCGCGCGTATGCTAACCAGGCCGCCACGGCGCTGGAAACGGCCATCAGCGCGCGCGGCCTGGCGCGGCGCCAGCTCGATCACGTGGCCGAGGAATACCGCGCCGCGTCGCGCCGCGTCGTGCATGAAGTGAACAACCCGCTGTCCATCATCAAGAACTACCTGAGCGTGCTCGATCACAAGCTCGAGAAGCAGGAACCGGTGTCCGGCGAAATGGCGATCCTCAATGAGGAAATCGACCGGGTCGGCCAGTTGATCGGCGGCCTGGCCGATCTGCAGCCGGCAGCGGCCAGCGGCGTGACCGATTGCGCGCGCGTCGTCGACGATGTGCTGCGCCTGTTCCGCGCCACCGATTTCCTGCCGCCGAAGATCGAGGTGGTCACGCGCATGCAGGATGCGCCATGCGAGGTGGAAGCCGATGCCGACATGCTCAAGCAAATCCTGCTCAACCTGCTGAAGAACGCCGTCGAAGCCTTGCCCGATGGCGGGCGCATCGAAGTGGCGAACCGTGGCCACGTCAACCGCGACCGCCGCCTGTACCTGGAGCTGTGTGTCAGCGACAATGGCGCCGGCCTGGCGCCCGAAGTGCTGGCCAATCTGTTCTCGCCTGTGCGCAGCAGCAAGGAAGGCGCGCATCACGGCCTTGGCCTGTCCATCGTGCATGACCTGGTCACGCGCCTGCATGGCGTGATCGGCTGCCGCAGCAGCAAGTCCGGCACCTCGTTTGAAATTCTACTGCCCATTCCCTTGCCGGCGAGCGCCGCAGCCGCGCTGCCCGCGCCCGGCAATACCGCCTTGTCTTCGTAA